The Tepidisphaeraceae bacterium sequence GATGGCGTGAAGGTCTTCCACCTGATCGCCAGCGAGTTCGAGCACGAGTTTGCACCGGGATTGACCGCCATCTGCTGGGGCTACGACGGCCGCACGCCCGGGCCGACGCTGGAAGCCGTCGAAGGCGACCATCTGCGCATCTACGTCACCAACCGCCTGCCTGCCCCCACCACCGTCCACTGGCACGGCATCCTGCTGCCGGCCGGCATGGACGGTGTGACGGGCCTTAGCCAAGCCCCCATTCAGCCGGGCGAGACGTTCATGTACGAGTTCAAGCTGAACCAGTACGGCACGTACATGTACCACTCGCACTTCGACGAGATGACCCAGCAGGGCCTGGGCATGATGGGCATGTTCATCATCCACCCGCGCAAGCCCGTCGGCCCGAAGATCGACCGCGACTTCGCGATCATGCTGAGCGAATGGGCGATCGAGCCCGGCACGCGCCGCCCCAACACGCTGGAGATGACCGACTTCAACGTGCTGACGATGAACAGCCGTGCCTTTCCCGGCACCGCGCCGCTGGTCGTGCAGAAGAACCAGCGCGTGCGCATCCGCTTCGGCAACCTGGGCGCGATGCACCATCACCCGATCCACCTGCACGGGTTCACGTTCCGCATCACCGAGACCGACGGCGGCCCCGTGCCCGAATCGGCGCAATGGCCGGGCAACACGGTGCTGGTGACCGTGGGCGCCACACGGGCCGTCGAGTTCGTCGCCGACGCGCCAGGCGACTGGGCGATGCACTGCCACATGACCCACCACGCGATGAACCAGATGGGCCACGACGTGCCCAACATGATCGGCGTGGACGCTGGCGGGCTCGACT is a genomic window containing:
- a CDS encoding multicopper oxidase domain-containing protein, whose amino-acid sequence is MTNAINQHMLSRRRLMTGTAAALATGAVVSPSMLMAQSSSPLPIATTVSADEKFPPGEPGKDYTPVHTPNGVTAPFKVVDGVKVFHLIASEFEHEFAPGLTAICWGYDGRTPGPTLEAVEGDHLRIYVTNRLPAPTTVHWHGILLPAGMDGVTGLSQAPIQPGETFMYEFKLNQYGTYMYHSHFDEMTQQGLGMMGMFIIHPRKPVGPKIDRDFAIMLSEWAIEPGTRRPNTLEMTDFNVLTMNSRAFPGTAPLVVQKNQRVRIRFGNLGAMHHHPIHLHGFTFRITETDGGPVPESAQWPGNTVLVTVGATRAVEFVADAPGDWAMHCHMTHHAMNQMGHDVPNMIGVDAGGLDSQVRSVLPGYMTMGQHGMGGMGDMGMAVPHNSLPMVGMEGPFGYIDMGGMFTIVKVRDAEVGFDDPGWYENPPGTVAVAATAEALRRDGINVDRKIDGPRPSERAGTPDASTAAPTHAASHSDGNPATTPATAPTSAPAAVAYACPMHPEVTDDEASRCPKCGMKLVPQE